A section of the Candidatus Tisiphia endosymbiont of Nedyus quadrimaculatus genome encodes:
- the tsf gene encoding translation elongation factor Ts: MINAGLVKQLREKTGAGMMDCKKALLETKGDFEAAIDWLRKKGLSAAAKKADRIAAEGLTAIHIKDNVGAIIEVNSETDFVARNDKFQQLVRNIAELALKQDNLPSLKLAKTSTGRSVEEEILDNIATIGENLNLRRMDVLQVSEGIVASYVHNTVADGLGKISVIVGLQSATKDKAKLLELGQKIATHIAASNPYSLDTSTLDQTLIERERNIFFEQSKASGKPDNIIEKMVEGRIRKFLAEVVLLEQNFLFDDKLTVFEVMDNTAKELGTSIKITQFIRYELGAGIKQEDKNFADEVAAVMQS, encoded by the coding sequence ATGATAAATGCTGGACTTGTAAAACAATTAAGAGAGAAAACTGGTGCAGGAATGATGGACTGCAAGAAGGCTTTGCTTGAAACAAAGGGAGATTTTGAAGCAGCTATTGATTGGTTAAGAAAAAAAGGATTATCAGCTGCAGCAAAAAAAGCAGATAGAATTGCTGCTGAAGGACTAACAGCAATACACATTAAAGATAATGTTGGGGCTATTATAGAAGTAAATTCGGAAACAGATTTTGTTGCAAGAAACGATAAATTTCAACAATTGGTTAGGAATATTGCTGAACTAGCTTTGAAACAAGATAATTTACCATCACTAAAATTAGCAAAAACATCAACAGGTAGATCAGTTGAAGAAGAAATATTAGATAATATTGCTACAATTGGTGAAAATTTAAATCTACGTCGTATGGATGTCTTACAGGTATCAGAAGGTATAGTTGCATCTTATGTACATAACACTGTTGCTGATGGTTTGGGTAAGATTTCTGTCATTGTTGGTTTACAATCAGCTACCAAAGATAAAGCTAAGCTCCTAGAATTAGGACAGAAAATTGCTACCCATATAGCGGCAAGTAATCCTTATAGCCTTGATACATCAACTTTGGATCAAACATTAATTGAACGTGAGAGAAATATATTTTTTGAACAATCAAAAGCTTCCGGTAAACCGGACAATATCATTGAAAAAATGGTTGAAGGTAGAATACGTAAGTTCCTAGCAGAAGTTGTTCTGCTTGAACAAAACTTTTTATTTGATGATAAATTAACAGTTTTTGAAGTTATGGATAACACTGCAAAAGAATTAGGAACTTCGATTAAAATTACACAGTTTATAAGATATGAACTAGGTGCAGGCATAAAGCAAGAAGATAAAAATTTTGCGGACGAAGTTGCAGCTGTCATGCAAAGCTAG
- the mraY gene encoding phospho-N-acetylmuramoyl-pentapeptide-transferase: MIYNLLAPYIHKLHIANLFHYVTFRIGLAILFSLTISFLIGPRLIRFLQNLQKYGQPIRDDGPETHKAKVGTPTMGGIMILFTVCLSTILFSDLTNKYIWIVLFVFVSFGVLGFMDDYAKVTKNHHKGVSGKKKLLFQFTICLIACLLLRDSNSQGNNLLTIPFFKNLLIDLGLFYIPFSMFVIVGASNAVNLTDGLDGLAIVPIAITAGSFTLIIYLVGNSFYANYLQIMYIPNISELTIFCASIVGASLGFLWFNAQPAEIFMGDTGSLSLGGVLGVISVITKHEIVLAIIGGLFVIETLSVIIQVYYFKATNGKRIFKMAPLHHHFEKHGWPESKVVIRFWIIAIIFALIGLSSLKLR; this comes from the coding sequence ATGATATACAACCTTCTTGCCCCCTATATACATAAATTACATATAGCCAATTTATTCCACTATGTTACTTTTCGTATTGGACTTGCCATATTATTTAGCTTGACCATTTCTTTTTTAATAGGACCTAGGTTAATTAGGTTTTTACAAAATTTACAAAAATATGGTCAACCAATTCGTGACGACGGACCAGAAACGCACAAAGCAAAAGTAGGAACACCAACTATGGGAGGGATAATGATTCTCTTCACTGTTTGTCTTTCCACTATATTATTCTCTGACCTTACTAATAAATATATATGGATAGTGTTATTTGTCTTTGTTAGTTTTGGTGTACTTGGTTTTATGGATGATTATGCTAAAGTAACAAAAAACCACCATAAAGGCGTTAGCGGAAAGAAGAAATTACTATTTCAGTTCACTATTTGTCTAATTGCCTGTTTACTATTAAGAGATTCCAATAGTCAGGGAAATAATCTGCTCACTATTCCATTTTTTAAAAATTTATTGATTGATTTAGGTTTGTTTTATATACCATTTAGCATGTTTGTGATAGTTGGTGCATCAAATGCGGTGAATCTAACAGATGGTCTTGATGGTCTTGCCATAGTACCTATTGCTATTACTGCAGGTTCTTTTACCTTAATTATTTACTTGGTCGGTAATAGTTTCTATGCAAATTATCTACAAATTATGTATATACCAAATATTTCTGAATTAACTATCTTCTGTGCTTCAATTGTTGGTGCTAGCCTAGGATTCTTATGGTTTAATGCACAGCCAGCAGAAATTTTTATGGGAGATACTGGAAGCCTAAGTCTTGGTGGCGTTCTTGGTGTTATTAGCGTTATAACCAAACATGAAATTGTACTAGCAATTATTGGCGGATTATTTGTTATTGAAACTTTATCAGTAATTATTCAAGTATATTATTTTAAAGCTACTAATGGTAAAAGAATTTTCAAAATGGCCCCACTGCACCATCATTTTGAGAAACATGGCTGGCCAGAATCAAAAGTTGTGATACGTTTTTGGATTATAGCCATAATATTTGCTCTAATTGGTTTATCTTCACTAAAACTGCGGTAA
- a CDS encoding UDP-N-acetylmuramoyl-tripeptide--D-alanyl-D-alanine ligase translates to MIWSAKDLSSALNIEVHPDIQGRQIQFNSNSVANGDLFIALQGNNDGHNYALHALERGANAVIISKAIKGLPDNKVIMVSDTLAALHHMAEYKRKKSKAMFIGVTGSIGKTGTKEAIKTILSYFGSTFASRGNFNNHLGVPINLASMPDDIEYAVFEMGMNHSGEIRELTKMVRPNISVITTIAEAHLEFFESMLSLVDAKCEIFEGMPKNGIAVVNSDHQYYDRILQNLKQLSINNIYSFGKSEGTDSRLVSYEHIGQEVHLHYSICNTKIDIRIPFVPEHYARNYTAALQVAAILNLDINAAATQLSKISLTEGRGKLVNAKYNGQNYQIICDYYNANPVSVKAALLYLKQLSGQKKVAILGDMLELGENSIKFHKDLIPAILDSSAKRVFLVGNLTKHIYDSLPNDIEKMHFDNVDLLIENLNELLKGDELLLLKGSNSIQLSKIIQSFELLQ, encoded by the coding sequence ATGATTTGGTCAGCAAAAGACTTGAGTAGTGCGTTGAATATTGAGGTACATCCTGATATTCAGGGGAGGCAAATTCAGTTTAATTCCAACTCCGTTGCAAACGGCGATTTATTTATTGCTCTGCAAGGTAATAATGATGGACATAATTATGCCTTACACGCTCTAGAACGAGGAGCAAATGCAGTAATTATTAGTAAGGCAATAAAAGGGTTACCTGATAATAAAGTAATTATGGTCTCTGATACCTTAGCTGCTCTACACCACATGGCTGAGTATAAACGTAAAAAATCTAAAGCAATGTTTATTGGTGTTACCGGTAGTATTGGTAAAACGGGTACTAAGGAAGCAATCAAAACTATATTAAGTTATTTTGGATCTACTTTTGCTAGTAGAGGAAATTTTAACAACCACCTTGGCGTGCCTATAAATCTTGCTTCGATGCCTGATGATATAGAATATGCTGTTTTTGAAATGGGTATGAATCATTCAGGAGAAATAAGAGAGCTGACAAAAATGGTACGACCTAACATATCAGTAATCACTACAATAGCAGAAGCCCATCTTGAATTTTTTGAATCTATGCTTAGTCTGGTTGATGCCAAATGTGAAATTTTTGAAGGAATGCCAAAAAATGGCATAGCTGTTGTAAATTCAGACCATCAATATTATGACCGAATTTTACAGAATCTTAAACAATTATCGATTAATAATATATATAGTTTTGGTAAGTCCGAAGGCACAGATTCTAGATTAGTATCATATGAGCATATTGGACAAGAAGTACATCTACATTATTCTATCTGTAATACTAAAATAGATATTAGAATTCCTTTTGTACCGGAACATTATGCTAGAAATTATACTGCTGCTCTTCAGGTAGCAGCAATACTGAACTTAGATATTAATGCTGCAGCAACACAATTAAGCAAAATATCATTAACTGAAGGACGTGGGAAACTAGTCAACGCTAAATATAATGGTCAGAACTATCAAATTATCTGTGATTATTATAATGCTAATCCAGTATCAGTAAAAGCTGCTTTATTGTATCTAAAACAGCTTAGTGGACAGAAAAAAGTTGCTATACTAGGTGATATGCTAGAATTGGGAGAAAATTCGATAAAATTCCATAAAGACTTAATACCAGCAATTCTCGATTCTAGTGCTAAGAGAGTTTTTTTAGTAGGTAATCTTACCAAACATATATACGATTCTTTGCCAAATGACATAGAAAAAATGCATTTTGATAATGTTGATTTGTTGATAGAAAACTTAAATGAATTACTTAAAGGCGATGAATTACTCTTACTAAAAGGATCTAACAGTATCCAACTTAGTAAAATTATACAATCTTTTGAATTACTACAATGA
- the rodA gene encoding rod shape-determining protein RodA, whose product MQRNYFEKLKKLPITLIMLISVICSIGFVVLYSASDSNIHPWAYKQMMHFFLFLPVVIIIATIDIKYIFKFSYIFYIAIIILLVSVELFGSISMGAKRWIDLGVIRVQPSEPTKLAVVLMLARYFHQLKIEDFARFYKILLPIIGVIVPVILIIKEPDLGTGVINIIIASIIFFAAGFRVRNFVIIGIIVLTCIPVMWQVMHDYQRKRIMVFFDPEKDPLGAGYNIIQSKIAIGSGGLWGKGLAKGSQSHLDFLPEHQTDFIFATFAEEFGFVGSLFLLILYCAIIIISLMIAVNCRAIFSKLMVIGITSTLFSHVFINIAMVMGLLPVVGVPLPFISYGGTMMVSMLIGFGLVMNAQVHQHSNVS is encoded by the coding sequence ATTCAAAGAAATTATTTTGAAAAACTAAAAAAACTACCAATTACTTTAATTATGCTTATTAGTGTGATTTGTAGCATTGGTTTTGTTGTACTATATTCCGCTTCAGACAGTAATATTCACCCTTGGGCGTATAAGCAGATGATGCATTTTTTCCTGTTTTTACCAGTTGTGATTATTATTGCAACCATTGATATAAAATATATATTTAAATTCTCATATATATTTTATATTGCTATTATTATCTTATTAGTTAGTGTTGAGCTTTTTGGATCTATTTCTATGGGAGCAAAGCGTTGGATAGATTTAGGAGTTATCCGTGTGCAGCCTTCTGAACCAACAAAACTAGCAGTAGTGTTAATGTTAGCTAGGTATTTTCATCAACTAAAGATTGAGGATTTTGCTAGATTTTACAAGATATTATTGCCTATAATAGGTGTGATAGTACCAGTTATACTGATAATAAAAGAACCTGATCTAGGTACTGGAGTGATTAATATCATTATTGCTAGTATTATTTTTTTTGCTGCTGGTTTTAGAGTAAGAAATTTTGTGATAATTGGTATTATAGTCCTTACTTGCATACCAGTTATGTGGCAAGTGATGCATGATTATCAAAGAAAACGAATCATGGTTTTTTTTGATCCTGAGAAAGATCCTCTTGGAGCTGGATATAACATTATTCAATCAAAAATCGCTATTGGTTCTGGTGGGTTGTGGGGCAAGGGGTTAGCTAAAGGTAGCCAAAGCCATCTAGATTTCTTACCAGAGCATCAGACCGATTTTATCTTTGCTACTTTTGCTGAAGAATTTGGTTTTGTTGGTAGTTTGTTTCTGTTAATTCTTTATTGTGCAATTATAATAATTTCACTAATGATTGCTGTGAATTGTAGAGCTATATTTAGTAAACTGATGGTAATAGGCATAACATCAACCCTATTTAGTCATGTATTTATAAATATAGCTATGGTGATGGGATTATTGCCAGTGGTAGGTGTGCCTTTACCTTTTATATCTTACGGCGGTACAATGATGGTATCAATGCTTATTGGGTTTGGATTAGTAATGAATGCTCAGGTTCACCAGCATAGTAATGTTTCTTAA
- the cysS gene encoding cysteine--tRNA ligase produces the protein MKLLLHNTLTHKKEVFIPLDSNLVKMYVCGPTVYDHPHIGNARSVVVYDILYRSLSKIFGQNHVKYVRNITDVDDKIINRAKELKITISDLTVRITEEFHANMQYLGCKTPNIEPKATLHIDDMIVIIQKLLDLNHAYIADNHVYFDISTAPNYTKLSNRNLDEMLEGVRIENNPSKKQPHDFVLWKPASKDEEILANFDSPWGRGRPGWHIECSAMSYKYLGENFDIHGGGADLIFPHHTNEIAQSTCAFPNSHFAKYWVHNGFLTCNGEKMSKSLNNFITVKDLIDKKIPSSVVRLLLLSSHYRKPLDYNNKALEDATKTMNYWYRAIENLDINKLDVQNIPKEFLSHLFDDLNTPLAIKIINDYAKLVFASNKEDDKYLYASYLLSCSNFIGLMTQPASRWFYCEINDEPILQHIEQRRQAKLQKNWLLADQIRQNLSKDGIILEDKLDGSTSWRKV, from the coding sequence ATGAAATTATTATTACATAACACACTTACTCACAAGAAAGAAGTTTTCATACCGCTAGATAGTAATTTAGTAAAAATGTATGTTTGCGGTCCAACCGTCTACGATCATCCCCATATTGGTAACGCTAGGTCCGTAGTAGTATACGATATTTTATACCGCTCACTAAGCAAAATATTTGGTCAAAATCATGTAAAATATGTGCGTAATATTACCGATGTTGATGATAAGATAATAAATAGAGCCAAAGAACTCAAAATAACGATTTCTGACTTAACAGTTAGAATTACCGAAGAATTTCATGCTAATATGCAATATCTAGGTTGCAAAACGCCAAATATCGAGCCAAAAGCCACCTTGCATATTGATGACATGATTGTGATTATTCAAAAATTACTTGACCTAAACCACGCTTATATCGCAGATAATCATGTTTATTTCGATATTTCTACCGCCCCAAATTATACAAAATTATCAAATCGTAATCTTGATGAAATGCTAGAGGGGGTGCGTATTGAAAATAATCCATCAAAAAAGCAACCACATGATTTTGTATTATGGAAACCAGCCAGTAAAGATGAAGAAATATTGGCAAATTTCGATAGCCCTTGGGGAAGAGGTAGACCAGGCTGGCATATAGAATGTTCAGCGATGAGCTATAAATATCTCGGAGAAAATTTTGACATTCATGGTGGAGGGGCAGACTTAATTTTTCCTCATCATACTAATGAGATAGCACAAAGTACATGTGCTTTCCCAAACTCTCACTTTGCTAAATATTGGGTGCATAATGGATTTCTGACCTGTAATGGTGAGAAAATGAGTAAATCGCTCAATAATTTTATTACTGTAAAAGACTTGATAGATAAAAAAATCCCTAGTAGCGTAGTTAGATTACTGTTACTGAGTAGCCACTACCGTAAACCATTAGATTACAACAATAAAGCTCTAGAAGATGCTACAAAAACAATGAATTATTGGTATAGAGCGATAGAAAATTTGGACATTAACAAACTTGACGTTCAGAACATTCCAAAAGAATTTTTATCTCATTTATTCGATGATCTGAATACACCTCTAGCCATTAAAATAATAAACGATTATGCTAAACTGGTCTTTGCGAGTAACAAAGAAGATGATAAGTACTTATATGCCTCTTACCTACTTTCATGCAGCAATTTTATAGGTCTAATGACCCAACCAGCTAGTAGGTGGTTTTACTGTGAAATAAATGATGAACCGATTCTCCAGCATATTGAGCAACGTAGGCAAGCCAAATTACAAAAAAATTGGTTATTAGCCGACCAAATTCGTCAAAATTTATCAAAAGATGGCATAATTCTAGAAGACAAACTAGATGGATCAACTAGTTGGAGAAAAGTTTGA
- a CDS encoding HEPN domain-containing protein — protein MKTTLPSRSLVIKEKLDNIIKEILDVGKSKIAMIILFGSYARGDWVQDIYQQEHITYSYQSDFDLLLILKKGKYAGHQARELQYTIEKRLDKKFPMTVDSMMKRQPVTLIFEPIKRVNSQLEKGQYFFCDIKKEGVLLYDSGEFILSEAKKLPWSERRPIAEEEYEYWFGKGKGFLIGVNAYLENNENALSAFSLHQATESFYNAILLVFTGYKPKLHDILELGKQARIYHYDLYKIFPHETLEQEECFKLLLGAYVGARYDKHYKISKEQLLYLINRVEELKTVTEKICLERINNTEVT, from the coding sequence ATGAAAACTACCTTACCTAGCCGATCATTAGTTATTAAAGAAAAACTAGACAATATTATTAAAGAAATTCTAGACGTAGGAAAATCAAAAATAGCGATGATTATTTTATTTGGTTCTTATGCTAGAGGAGATTGGGTACAAGACATATATCAGCAAGAGCATATTACCTACAGCTATCAAAGTGATTTTGATCTTTTGTTGATTTTAAAGAAAGGCAAATATGCAGGTCATCAAGCTAGAGAACTACAATATACGATAGAAAAAAGGCTCGATAAAAAATTCCCAATGACTGTAGATAGCATGATGAAAAGGCAGCCAGTTACCCTGATATTTGAGCCTATTAAGCGGGTAAATAGCCAATTGGAAAAAGGTCAGTATTTCTTTTGTGATATCAAGAAAGAAGGAGTTCTTTTATATGATAGTGGTGAATTTATATTATCTGAAGCCAAAAAATTACCATGGTCGGAACGAAGACCAATAGCTGAGGAAGAATATGAATATTGGTTTGGAAAAGGTAAAGGATTTCTTATTGGTGTAAATGCTTATCTTGAAAATAATGAAAATGCTTTATCAGCCTTTTCGCTTCATCAAGCTACCGAGAGCTTTTATAATGCTATTCTGCTAGTTTTTACTGGTTATAAACCAAAGTTACATGATATACTGGAACTTGGCAAGCAGGCTAGAATTTATCATTATGACCTCTATAAGATATTTCCACATGAGACTCTTGAACAAGAAGAGTGCTTTAAGTTACTCCTAGGTGCTTATGTTGGTGCAAGATATGATAAACACTATAAAATTAGTAAAGAACAATTACTTTACCTGATCAACCGGGTAGAAGAATTAAAGACAGTTACTGAAAAAATCTGTTTAGAAAGAATTAATAATACAGAAGTAACGTAA
- the rpsB gene encoding 30S ribosomal protein S2, producing the protein MSKLQAVNVRDLLDAGVHFGHKTSRWNPKMASYIYGVRDDIHVIDLQQTAALMQIALGVIYETVKKNGKILFVSTKVQASDIIAEYAEKCGQYYVNHRWLGGMLTNWGTISGSIKKLDNLEKVLGNEEEYSGYTKKEILEMTRKKDKLLKSLGGIRHIGTRPNLLVVIDTNKEHLAIQEAVKLGIPIIAIVDTNSNPDNIDHPIPGNDDAIRSIRLYCTLFADAALAGIEEALAASGVDLGSIATHEEKGTNIKGITKLKSTKKFSKTLDLNNQEALESEFETALELAEVATTKK; encoded by the coding sequence ATGTCTAAATTACAAGCTGTTAATGTCAGAGATTTACTTGATGCTGGGGTACATTTTGGTCATAAAACCTCACGTTGGAATCCAAAAATGGCATCTTACATTTATGGTGTCAGAGATGATATCCACGTAATTGACTTACAACAAACTGCTGCCCTAATGCAGATAGCTTTGGGTGTAATTTATGAAACTGTCAAGAAAAACGGTAAAATATTATTTGTCAGTACTAAAGTTCAAGCCAGTGATATAATAGCTGAGTATGCGGAGAAATGTGGGCAATATTACGTTAACCACAGATGGCTTGGTGGTATGTTAACCAACTGGGGGACAATTTCTGGCTCAATAAAAAAGCTGGATAATCTTGAGAAAGTTTTGGGGAATGAAGAGGAATATTCCGGTTATACTAAGAAAGAAATACTGGAAATGACCCGTAAAAAGGATAAATTACTTAAATCCTTAGGGGGTATTAGACATATTGGGACAAGACCCAATTTGCTTGTGGTAATTGATACTAATAAGGAGCATTTAGCAATCCAAGAAGCAGTAAAGTTAGGTATTCCAATAATTGCTATTGTTGACACTAACTCTAATCCAGACAATATAGACCACCCTATTCCCGGTAATGATGATGCAATAAGATCTATAAGACTTTATTGCACCTTGTTTGCTGATGCAGCACTTGCCGGTATAGAAGAGGCTTTAGCTGCATCTGGTGTTGATTTAGGAAGCATAGCTACTCATGAAGAAAAAGGTACAAATATAAAAGGTATTACTAAGTTAAAATCAACCAAGAAATTTTCTAAAACTCTAGACCTAAATAATCAAGAAGCACTAGAGTCAGAGTTTGAGACAGCTTTAGAGCTTGCAGAAGTTGCTACAACAAAAAAATAA
- a CDS encoding 2-oxoglutarate dehydrogenase E1 component, which yields MDKNLKQTSFLFGSNAVFIEELYQLYLSDHKAVDESWQDYFQNIGNNNSYQVNKTIAHVITAPQEKPLPYVTEFSATTNKLRAKAMIASYRNYGHYLVKLDPLNLEVLKTKNELRLNIEDFGFTTDQLNNIIEIDDEFFGIKACSLKELVNLLDQTYTKDIAVEFAHVSNEDEKTWFSEQMESNVQAFNILEQDKKDILKDLVEIEGFEQYLHTKFPGAKRFSVEGGEAAVVSIDKVIDMSIIHGIEDVVIGMAHRGRLSTLTKVMTKPYKAIFSGFMTGSVLPDDLGISGDVKYHIGYSSDRIRGQSKVHLSMADNPSHLEAVNSVVAGKVRAKQDNMQDVNRKKVMSILVHGDTAFCGQGVVAESLFMSDLKPYNVGGIIHFVINNQLGFTANSYDTRPGRYSTEFAKIINSPILHVNGDDIEAVIKATNIAVNYRYKFARDIVVEIICYRKYGHNEGDEPMYTQAVMYNVIKNKQSPATIFANKLVAGGIIDQNYFPTLKEQFKLKLDQEYEQAKNYQPQAQFLEGLWSSYTRSNAQMLSTGVNKNTLKELGIKLCQIPKDFPLNPKLVKLFELRENTLKQDKPIDWATAEQLAFASLLNTGTRIRFTGQDCGRGTFSHRHAVLHSQVDDSTYTPLNNLSQSQANFEIADSNLSEYAVLGFEYGYSLVNPKDLVIWEAQFGDFANGAQIIFDQFISSSESKWLKMSGIVALLPHGLEGQGPEHSSARLERFLQLAAENNIQVTYPTTPASFFHLLRRQIYSNIRKPLIVMSPKSLLRHKMVVSPLSQLDENTSFIPVLDEINDAINAKEVKRIILCSGKVYYDLLEKREEKNILDIVIIRLEQLYPFQTDIIVKILGKYNKATEFIWCQEEPKNMGAWNFVKDHLNESLKNASINNQFVYVGRNESASPAVGSPIIHNEQQKKLLEEALIINLNSM from the coding sequence ATGGATAAAAATTTAAAACAAACTAGTTTTTTATTTGGTAGCAATGCTGTTTTTATAGAAGAACTATATCAGCTATATTTATCAGATCATAAAGCAGTTGATGAAAGCTGGCAAGACTATTTCCAAAATATTGGGAATAATAATAGTTACCAAGTTAATAAAACTATTGCTCATGTTATTACTGCACCTCAAGAAAAACCCTTGCCGTATGTTACGGAATTTTCCGCTACAACTAACAAGCTCAGAGCAAAAGCAATGATTGCCAGCTACCGTAATTATGGACATTATTTAGTCAAGCTAGATCCCTTGAATCTTGAGGTTCTTAAGACTAAAAATGAGTTGAGACTTAATATAGAAGATTTTGGTTTTACCACAGATCAGTTGAATAATATTATAGAAATTGATGATGAATTTTTTGGAATAAAAGCATGTTCTCTTAAGGAATTAGTTAATTTGCTTGATCAAACTTATACTAAAGATATTGCCGTAGAATTTGCTCATGTGAGCAATGAAGATGAGAAAACTTGGTTTTCTGAACAAATGGAAAGTAACGTTCAAGCTTTTAATATATTGGAACAAGATAAGAAGGATATACTAAAAGACTTAGTAGAGATTGAAGGATTTGAACAATATCTACACACAAAATTTCCTGGGGCAAAGCGTTTTTCAGTAGAAGGTGGAGAGGCAGCTGTAGTATCTATAGATAAAGTCATAGATATGTCTATTATCCATGGAATAGAAGATGTCGTAATAGGTATGGCACATCGAGGAAGACTTAGCACCTTGACCAAGGTAATGACTAAACCTTATAAAGCCATTTTTTCTGGATTTATGACAGGAAGTGTCTTGCCGGATGATTTAGGTATCTCAGGTGATGTGAAGTATCATATTGGCTATTCATCAGATCGGATAAGAGGACAATCTAAAGTTCATCTCTCTATGGCAGATAATCCCTCGCATTTAGAAGCGGTAAATTCAGTGGTAGCTGGTAAAGTACGAGCAAAACAGGACAACATGCAAGATGTTAACCGTAAGAAGGTAATGAGTATTTTAGTGCATGGTGATACTGCTTTTTGTGGTCAGGGTGTAGTAGCTGAGAGTTTATTTATGTCGGATCTAAAGCCTTATAATGTTGGCGGGATTATTCACTTTGTCATTAATAATCAGCTTGGATTTACAGCGAATAGTTATGACACTAGACCAGGTAGATATTCTACTGAGTTTGCTAAGATAATTAATAGTCCAATTCTACATGTAAATGGTGATGACATTGAAGCAGTGATCAAGGCTACCAATATTGCAGTGAATTACCGGTATAAATTTGCTAGAGACATAGTCGTTGAGATCATTTGTTATCGTAAATATGGTCATAATGAAGGTGATGAACCTATGTATACTCAAGCTGTTATGTATAATGTAATAAAAAATAAGCAATCCCCGGCAACTATTTTTGCAAATAAACTAGTAGCAGGTGGAATAATTGACCAAAATTATTTTCCTACATTAAAAGAACAATTTAAACTGAAATTAGATCAAGAATATGAACAAGCCAAAAATTATCAGCCGCAAGCTCAGTTTTTGGAAGGTTTATGGTCTAGTTATACTAGGTCAAATGCCCAAATGCTCTCTACTGGTGTTAACAAAAACACCTTAAAAGAACTTGGTATAAAGCTTTGTCAGATACCAAAAGATTTTCCTTTAAATCCCAAACTTGTAAAATTATTTGAATTAAGAGAAAATACTTTAAAGCAAGATAAACCTATTGACTGGGCAACTGCAGAACAGTTAGCCTTTGCCAGTTTATTAAATACAGGTACTAGAATACGTTTTACTGGTCAAGATTGTGGGCGTGGCACTTTCTCTCACCGTCATGCAGTGTTACATAGTCAAGTGGATGATAGCACTTATACACCATTAAATAATTTATCGCAAAGCCAAGCAAATTTTGAAATTGCTGACAGTAATTTATCTGAATATGCAGTTTTAGGTTTTGAGTATGGTTATTCATTAGTTAATCCAAAAGATTTAGTAATTTGGGAAGCTCAATTTGGCGATTTTGCTAACGGAGCTCAAATAATTTTCGACCAATTCATTTCCAGTAGTGAAAGCAAATGGCTCAAGATGAGCGGTATAGTAGCACTACTACCACATGGACTTGAAGGACAAGGTCCAGAGCATAGCTCTGCAAGACTCGAGAGGTTCTTGCAGCTTGCTGCTGAGAATAATATTCAAGTTACATATCCTACGACGCCAGCTTCATTTTTTCATTTATTACGTCGTCAAATATACAGTAATATTCGTAAACCACTAATAGTAATGTCACCAAAATCTTTATTAAGACATAAAATGGTTGTATCACCTCTCTCCCAGCTTGATGAGAATACAAGCTTTATACCTGTGCTAGACGAAATTAATGATGCTATAAATGCCAAGGAAGTGAAACGAATTATATTATGTAGTGGTAAAGTCTACTATGATTTATTAGAAAAAAGAGAAGAAAAGAATATTTTAGATATAGTGATTATTAGACTCGAACAGTTATATCCGTTTCAAACGGATATTATCGTTAAAATATTAGGTAAATATAATAAAGCTACAGAGTTTATTTGGTGTCAAGAAGAACCTAAAAATATGGGGGCATGGAATTTTGTTAAAGATCACTTAAATGAGAGCCTAAAAAATGCATCAATTAATAATCAATTTGTATATGTTGGTAGGAATGAGTCTGCTTCACCAGCAGTTGGCTCACCGATCATACATAATGAGCAACAGAAAAAATTGCTTGAAGAAGCCTTGATAATTAACCTGAATTCGATGTAA